Genomic segment of candidate division WOR-3 bacterium:
GAGGATTGGTACCCGGTATCGAAGAACTGCTGCAGGATCTGAAAACCCACTACCGACTGGTCGCACTGACAAATACCAACGAAATACACGCAAAAAAGTGGCGCATAATATGTGCACCTCTTCTCCACTTTTTCGAAAAAGTGTTCAGCTCTCACGAGATCCACGCGCGAAAGCCGGAGCCCAAGGCATATGAGATAGTACTGAAACACCTCAATCTGGCTACTGATAAAGTAATATTCCTGGATGACAATCCTGAATTCGTCAGTGCAGCCGCGGCCAAGAATATAGAGAGCATTCACGTGACGTCATTCAGCCAAATGGTCAGAGCTCTGAGAAACCTCGGCGTCGAAGTAGCGGCGTCCCACGGGTAATAAGGCCACACCGATGAATCTGAACCTCCTCTACCCAATAATCCTCGCAGAAGATTATGAGAAACTGGTAGATTGGTATATGAATACGTTTGATTTGAGGATCAAACATAAGTTTGAAGGTAAAGAAAACTATACCGTATTAGAACACTCGGGTCAGGCCGTGGTAGGCATCGCAATTGCACGTGAAATGGGTGTAAAACCAA
This window contains:
- a CDS encoding HAD family phosphatase produces the protein MKQYRAIIFDCGGVIFHFSPHKVFDHWAMASGKDANSLEHKFEFGKTFKEFERGEIDAVVFRDRIMEMLDLKLSDEDFDNGWNSLYGGLVPGIEELLQDLKTHYRLVALTNTNEIHAKKWRIICAPLLHFFEKVFSSHEIHARKPEPKAYEIVLKHLNLATDKVIFLDDNPEFVSAAAAKNIESIHVTSFSQMVRALRNLGVEVAASHG
- a CDS encoding VOC family protein, giving the protein MNLNLLYPIILAEDYEKLVDWYMNTFDLRIKHKFEGKENYTVLEHSGQAVVGIAIAREMGVKPTAPRNNTAIIQFSVSDINRLFAGVRETGSKILFGPFTDEEGKYLYGGLLDIRGNQIWVVEERK